The following proteins are encoded in a genomic region of Gammaproteobacteria bacterium:
- a CDS encoding thiamine phosphate synthase, protein MRPCRGLYAVTDGGDRPVGDLVARVDQVLLGGAVLVQYREKTGDTRRRGREAAALLELCRARGVPLIVNDDARLARSLGADGVHLGREDLPVAEARALLGPGPIIGASCYADPDRALAAEAAGADYVAFGRFFPSRTKPLAPGASVQLLAAVRPRLRVPIVAIGGITPENAPALVAAGADLLAVVHGLFGEPDPRAAAARFATLFETAP, encoded by the coding sequence TTGAGACCCTGTCGGGGCCTGTACGCGGTCACCGACGGGGGGGACCGGCCGGTCGGGGACCTGGTCGCCCGGGTGGATCAGGTCCTCCTCGGCGGCGCGGTGCTGGTCCAGTATCGCGAGAAGACCGGCGACACCCGGCGGCGCGGCCGCGAGGCCGCCGCCCTGCTGGAGCTCTGCCGCGCCCGGGGGGTCCCGCTCATCGTCAACGACGACGCGAGACTCGCCCGCTCCCTCGGGGCCGACGGCGTGCACCTCGGGCGCGAGGACCTGCCGGTGGCCGAGGCCCGCGCCCTGCTGGGGCCGGGCCCGATCATCGGGGCCTCCTGCTACGCCGACCCGGATCGGGCCCTCGCGGCCGAGGCCGCCGGCGCCGACTACGTTGCCTTCGGGCGCTTCTTCCCCTCGCGCACCAAGCCGCTCGCCCCGGGGGCGAGCGTCCAGCTGCTCGCGGCCGTGCGGCCCCGGTTGCGGGTGCCGATAGTTGCGATAGGGGGCATCACACCCGAGAATGCCCCTGCACTGGTCGCGGCCGGGGCAGACCTGCTGGCCGTGGTCCACGGACTGTTCGGCGAGCCTGACCCCCGCGCCGCCGCTGCCCGTTTCGCCACCCTTTTCGAGACAGCCCCATGA
- a CDS encoding hydroxymethylpyrimidine/phosphomethylpyrimidine kinase gives MSFPPATVPTVLVFAGLDPTGGAGLQADTEAIASMGCHAAPVATALTVQDTRDVYASYPVDPGTLIESARAVLEDLPVAACKVGLAGSVALVEAIHSILVDYPELPLVLDPVLASGAGSPLAAGDTQAALVELLLPRTTVLTPNSREARALAPEADSLEAAGQALLDRGCELVLITGTHEATPRVVNLLYGNLRQLESFEWDRLPGEYHGSGCTLASAIAGLLAQGHEPLTAIRQAQEYTWESLKHAYRTGHGQLIPNRLFWARSTRASRT, from the coding sequence ATGTCGTTCCCACCGGCCACCGTGCCGACCGTGCTCGTGTTCGCCGGCCTCGACCCGACCGGGGGCGCCGGCCTGCAGGCGGACACCGAGGCCATCGCGAGCATGGGCTGCCACGCCGCGCCGGTGGCTACCGCGCTCACGGTGCAGGACACCCGCGACGTTTACGCGAGCTATCCCGTCGACCCCGGGACGCTGATCGAGTCCGCCCGGGCCGTCCTCGAGGACCTGCCGGTTGCCGCCTGCAAAGTCGGGCTCGCCGGCAGCGTCGCCCTGGTGGAGGCCATCCACTCGATCCTGGTGGACTACCCGGAGCTGCCCCTCGTCCTCGACCCGGTGCTCGCCTCGGGGGCGGGGTCTCCACTCGCCGCGGGGGACACCCAGGCCGCGCTGGTGGAACTGCTCCTGCCCCGCACCACCGTGCTCACCCCGAACAGCCGCGAGGCAAGGGCGCTCGCGCCCGAGGCGGATTCCCTGGAGGCGGCCGGCCAGGCGCTCCTCGACCGGGGCTGCGAGCTGGTGCTGATCACCGGCACTCACGAGGCGACGCCCCGCGTGGTCAACCTGCTCTACGGCAACCTCCGCCAGCTGGAGAGCTTCGAGTGGGACCGCCTGCCCGGGGAATACCACGGCTCGGGCTGCACGCTGGCCTCGGCGATCGCGGGGCTCCTGGCCCAGGGGCACGAGCCGCTCACCGCGATCCGCCAGGCCCAGGAGTACACCTGGGAGTCGCTCAAGCACGCCTATCGGACCGGCCACGGTCAGCTCATCCCGAACCGGCTCTTCTGGGCCCGCAGCACGCGGGCGAGCCGGACTTGA
- a CDS encoding class II aldolase/adducin family protein: MDPRSDLVRHYLWLRRYGLNDSHSGNASVRDGDLVWVTPTGCCADTLRPADLLPCALDGPPPGGASLDAPLHLAVYRRNPGLGAVLHSHGPHTVALTFEGGDYDPPDFEAQYYFGRVPVLPIPYDRYLAEAPEAVSRALAQHRVAVVRGHGVFAAAPSLNLAYKWTCSLELSARTAYLARTLG, translated from the coding sequence ATGGACCCACGCTCCGACCTCGTCCGGCACTATCTCTGGCTGCGGCGCTACGGCCTCAACGACTCCCACAGCGGCAACGCATCGGTACGCGACGGGGACCTCGTCTGGGTGACCCCGACCGGGTGCTGCGCCGACACGCTGCGCCCCGCGGACCTGCTCCCCTGCGCGCTCGACGGACCGCCCCCGGGCGGTGCCTCGCTCGACGCCCCGCTGCACCTCGCGGTGTACCGCCGGAACCCGGGGCTCGGGGCCGTCCTGCACAGCCACGGGCCCCACACGGTGGCGCTCACCTTCGAGGGCGGCGACTACGACCCCCCGGATTTCGAGGCCCAGTACTACTTCGGGCGGGTCCCCGTTCTGCCCATCCCCTACGACCGCTATCTCGCCGAGGCCCCGGAGGCCGTCTCCCGGGCCCTCGCGCAGCACCGGGTCGCGGTGGTCCGCGGGCACGGCGTCTTCGCCGCCGCCCCGAGCCTCAACCTGGCGTACAAGTGGACCTGTTCCCTGGAGCTCTCGGCCCGCACCGCCTATCTTGCCCGGACGCTTGGCTAG
- the soxB gene encoding thiosulfohydrolase SoxB, whose protein sequence is MSLTRRDFVRLVGFAGAAGMLPRSVFAAQKVPGDFYELPKFGNARLLHITDAHAQLLPVYYREPNVNLGVGEAKGKAPHLVGRHLMDQFQVKPDSLEAHAFTYLGYAKEAEQYGKVGGFAHLKTLVTRLRESYGKDRTLLLDGGDTWQGSGTAYWTRGKDMVRACNLLGVDVMTGHWEFTYRDTEVLENLGQFQGDFVAQNITVTEDALFDYPFAKYPGFNENTGRAFQPYTVKQLGGVRVAVIGQAFPYTPIANPQRFIPLWTFGIRDAEMQKVVDEVRAKEKPDAVVVISHNGMDVDLKMASIVTGIDAIFGGHTHDGVPAAVEVRNRGGVTLVTNAGSQGKFVGVMDFDLGEGKVRGYRYRLVPVFSNLLPPDPEMEKLITEVRKPHLSVLREELAVAEQLMFRRGNFNGTFDQLICDALRVQGDAQISLSPGFRWGTTVLPGQMITMEHVLDQTCITYPETYVREMTGAEVKVILEDVCDNLFNQDPYYQQGGDMVRVGGLDYVLDPLEGMGRRVSEMTLDNGEKVEAGKKYKVAGWATVGSQAPGPHVWDVVAGYLRAQKSARVKKVNEPKLRNVRDNPGIAEYTGVVLS, encoded by the coding sequence ATGTCTCTCACCCGTCGCGATTTCGTGCGCCTCGTCGGTTTCGCCGGTGCGGCCGGTATGCTGCCGCGGTCGGTCTTCGCCGCGCAGAAGGTCCCCGGAGACTTCTACGAGCTGCCGAAGTTCGGCAACGCGCGCCTGCTGCACATCACGGATGCGCACGCCCAGTTGCTGCCGGTGTACTACCGGGAGCCCAACGTCAACCTCGGCGTGGGCGAGGCAAAGGGCAAGGCCCCGCACCTCGTGGGCAGGCACCTGATGGACCAGTTCCAGGTGAAGCCCGACAGCCTGGAGGCTCATGCGTTCACCTACCTCGGTTACGCGAAGGAGGCGGAGCAATACGGCAAGGTGGGCGGATTCGCGCACCTGAAGACGCTGGTGACGCGCCTGCGGGAGAGCTACGGCAAGGACCGTACCCTGCTCCTGGACGGTGGTGACACTTGGCAGGGCTCGGGCACCGCGTACTGGACGCGCGGCAAGGACATGGTTCGGGCCTGCAACCTGCTCGGCGTCGACGTCATGACGGGCCACTGGGAGTTCACCTACCGGGACACCGAGGTGCTGGAGAATCTCGGCCAGTTCCAGGGGGACTTCGTCGCCCAGAACATCACGGTCACCGAAGACGCCCTCTTCGACTACCCCTTCGCGAAATACCCGGGCTTCAACGAGAACACCGGCCGCGCGTTCCAACCCTACACCGTGAAGCAGCTCGGCGGCGTGCGGGTCGCGGTGATCGGTCAGGCGTTTCCCTACACGCCCATCGCGAATCCCCAGCGCTTCATTCCTCTCTGGACCTTCGGTATCCGCGATGCCGAGATGCAGAAGGTGGTCGACGAGGTGCGCGCGAAGGAGAAGCCGGACGCCGTGGTGGTCATCTCCCACAACGGCATGGACGTGGACCTGAAGATGGCCTCGATCGTGACTGGGATCGACGCCATCTTCGGCGGTCACACCCACGACGGCGTGCCGGCTGCGGTAGAGGTCAGGAACCGCGGCGGCGTCACGCTGGTGACCAATGCCGGGTCGCAGGGCAAATTCGTGGGCGTGATGGACTTCGATCTGGGCGAGGGCAAGGTCAGGGGCTACCGGTACCGCCTGGTGCCGGTGTTCTCCAACCTGCTGCCCCCTGACCCGGAGATGGAGAAGCTCATCACCGAGGTTCGCAAGCCGCACCTCTCGGTGCTGCGGGAGGAGCTCGCGGTGGCCGAGCAGTTGATGTTCCGCCGCGGCAACTTCAACGGGACGTTCGACCAGCTCATCTGCGACGCACTGCGGGTGCAGGGGGACGCCCAGATCTCGCTCTCCCCCGGGTTCCGCTGGGGCACCACCGTCCTGCCCGGTCAGATGATCACGATGGAGCACGTCCTCGACCAGACCTGCATCACCTATCCCGAGACCTACGTCCGGGAGATGACCGGCGCGGAGGTCAAGGTGATCCTGGAGGATGTCTGCGACAACCTGTTCAACCAGGACCCGTACTATCAGCAGGGCGGCGACATGGTCCGGGTCGGCGGTCTGGACTACGTGCTCGACCCGCTCGAGGGGATGGGCAGGCGCGTCTCCGAGATGACCCTCGACAACGGCGAGAAGGTGGAGGCCGGCAAGAAGTACAAGGTGGCGGGCTGGGCGACGGTGGGGAGCCAGGCCCCGGGTCCGCACGTCTGGGACGTGGTCGCGGGTTACCTGCGTGCGCAGAAGTCCGCGCGGGTGAAAAAGGTGAACGAGCCGAAGCTCAGGAACGTGAGGGACAACCCCGGGATTGCCGAGTACACCGGCGTCGTGCTGAGCTGA
- a CDS encoding N-acetyl-gamma-glutamyl-phosphate reductase: MIRVGVVGGTGYTGVELLRLLVRHPEVELAVITSRGEAGTAVADLFPSLRGWTDLVFTAPDPAALAACGVVFFATPNGTAMGMAQELLEAGVRVIDLAADFRLQDPAVWERWYGTPHGALDLLEEAVYGLPEVNRDAIRRARLVANPGCYPTAVQLGFLPLVERGLVDLDRLVADAKSGVSGAGRKATMGSLLCEASESMKAYAVPGHRHLPEIRQGLARAAGRPVGLTFVPHLTPMIRGIHATLYAFALGGGWDLQALFQERYAGEPFVDVLPEGGHPETRSVRGTNVCRIAAHRPQGGDTVVVLSVIDNLGRGAAAQAVHNMNLMLGIPETTGLDLVAVMP, encoded by the coding sequence ATGATCAGGGTGGGAGTGGTGGGCGGCACCGGCTACACCGGGGTCGAGCTGCTGCGGCTGCTGGTGCGGCACCCCGAGGTGGAGCTCGCGGTCATCACCTCGCGTGGTGAGGCGGGAACCGCGGTCGCCGACCTGTTCCCGAGCCTGCGGGGCTGGACCGACCTCGTCTTCACGGCCCCGGACCCGGCCGCGCTGGCGGCCTGCGGGGTGGTGTTCTTCGCCACGCCGAACGGTACGGCGATGGGAATGGCGCAGGAGCTCCTGGAGGCGGGCGTGCGGGTGATCGACCTCGCGGCCGACTTCCGGCTGCAGGACCCCGCGGTGTGGGAACGCTGGTACGGCACGCCGCACGGTGCCCTGGACCTCCTCGAGGAGGCCGTGTACGGGCTGCCGGAGGTCAACCGCGACGCCATCCGTCGCGCCCGCCTGGTGGCGAACCCCGGTTGCTACCCCACGGCGGTCCAGCTGGGTTTCCTGCCCCTCGTCGAGCGGGGCCTGGTGGACCTCGACCGGCTGGTCGCCGACGCGAAATCCGGTGTCAGCGGGGCCGGGCGCAAGGCCACCATGGGCTCGCTCCTGTGCGAGGCGAGCGAGAGCATGAAGGCCTACGCCGTTCCCGGGCACCGGCACCTGCCGGAGATCCGCCAGGGGCTGGCGCGGGCGGCCGGACGGCCGGTGGGGCTCACCTTCGTGCCCCACCTGACCCCCATGATTCGGGGGATCCACGCGACCCTGTACGCGTTCGCCCTCGGGGGCGGCTGGGACCTGCAGGCCCTGTTCCAGGAGCGCTACGCCGGGGAGCCCTTCGTCGACGTCCTTCCGGAGGGGGGGCACCCGGAGACGCGCAGCGTGCGCGGCACCAACGTGTGCCGCATCGCCGCGCACCGGCCCCAGGGGGGCGACACCGTGGTGGTGCTGTCGGTCATCGACAATCTCGGGCGCGGCGCTGCGGCCCAGGCGGTCCACAACATGAACCTGATGCTCGGGATCCCGGAGACCACCGGATTGGACCTGGTGGCGGTGATGCCCTGA
- the erpA gene encoding iron-sulfur cluster insertion protein ErpA, producing the protein MSQVATEDSPLVLTSSAAKKVRELITDEGNDLLMLRIFVQGGGCSGFQYGFTFDESVEEGDTVVDTEGVRLLVDPMSVQYLMGAEIDFVEGIQGAQFVIRNPNVASGCGCGSSAGGGCGSSGCGSSGCG; encoded by the coding sequence ATGAGCCAAGTCGCTACCGAGGACAGCCCGCTGGTGTTGACGTCCAGCGCCGCGAAGAAGGTGCGCGAGCTGATCACCGATGAGGGCAACGACCTGCTGATGCTGCGCATCTTCGTGCAGGGCGGGGGTTGCTCGGGGTTCCAGTACGGCTTCACCTTCGACGAGTCGGTGGAGGAGGGCGACACGGTGGTCGACACCGAAGGCGTCCGGCTGCTCGTCGACCCGATGAGCGTCCAGTACCTGATGGGCGCCGAGATCGACTTCGTCGAGGGCATCCAGGGGGCCCAGTTCGTCATCCGCAACCCCAACGTGGCGAGCGGCTGCGGCTGCGGCTCGTCGGCGGGGGGCGGCTGTGGGTCCTCGGGCTGCGGGTCCTCGGGCTGCGGCTGA
- a CDS encoding tyrosine--tRNA ligase has protein sequence MTDALESFEALKRGTVEVLLEQDLKKKLATGRPLRVKAGFDPTAPDLHLGHTVLLTKLRQFQELGHEALFLIGDFTGMIGDPTGKSATRKALTREEVLENARTYEQQIFKVLDPERTLVVFNSSWMGEMSAAELIQLAARQTVARMLERDDFAKRYGSGQPIAIHEFLYPLVQGYDSVALRADVELGGTDQKFNLLVGRQLQEAYGQEPQVVVTMPLLEGLDGVQKMSKSLGNYVGIDEPPAEMFGKLMSVSDTLMWRYFELLSLDTSAAEQARLRAQAEAGETNPRDVKVRLAQELVGRYRGAAAARAALEDFERRFRQREIPEEVPERQVEAPAGKLPIGNLLKAADLAASTSEAMRMVRQGAVRIDGERVEDPHLEVSSGTTHVYQVGKRKFARVSVVA, from the coding sequence GTGACCGACGCTCTGGAATCGTTCGAGGCGCTCAAGCGCGGAACCGTCGAGGTCCTGCTGGAGCAGGACCTGAAGAAGAAGCTCGCGACCGGCCGGCCGCTGCGGGTGAAGGCCGGATTCGACCCCACCGCCCCCGACCTGCATCTGGGGCACACCGTCCTGCTGACGAAGCTGCGCCAGTTCCAGGAGCTCGGCCACGAGGCGCTCTTCCTCATCGGCGATTTCACCGGGATGATCGGTGACCCGACGGGCAAGAGCGCCACGCGCAAGGCGCTCACGCGGGAGGAAGTCCTCGAGAACGCGAGGACCTACGAGCAGCAGATCTTCAAGGTCCTGGACCCCGAGCGCACGCTGGTGGTCTTCAACTCGAGCTGGATGGGCGAGATGAGCGCCGCGGAGTTGATTCAGCTCGCGGCCCGGCAGACCGTCGCCCGCATGCTCGAGCGCGACGATTTCGCGAAGCGCTACGGCTCCGGGCAGCCCATCGCGATCCACGAATTCCTCTACCCCCTGGTCCAGGGGTACGACTCGGTGGCCCTGCGGGCCGACGTGGAGCTCGGGGGCACGGACCAGAAGTTCAACCTCCTGGTGGGACGCCAGCTCCAGGAGGCGTACGGGCAGGAGCCCCAGGTCGTCGTCACGATGCCTCTGCTCGAGGGGTTGGACGGCGTGCAGAAGATGTCGAAGTCCCTCGGCAACTACGTCGGGATCGACGAGCCGCCGGCGGAGATGTTCGGCAAGCTGATGTCGGTCTCCGACACCCTGATGTGGCGCTACTTCGAGCTGCTCTCGCTCGACACCAGCGCCGCCGAGCAGGCGCGGCTGCGGGCCCAGGCCGAAGCCGGGGAGACGAACCCCCGCGACGTGAAGGTGCGCCTGGCGCAAGAGCTGGTGGGCCGCTATCGCGGCGCGGCCGCCGCGCGGGCGGCGCTGGAGGACTTCGAGCGGCGTTTCCGGCAGCGGGAGATCCCGGAGGAGGTGCCGGAGCGGCAGGTCGAGGCCCCCGCCGGGAAGCTCCCGATCGGCAACCTCCTGAAGGCGGCCGACCTCGCGGCGAGCACCTCGGAGGCCATGCGCATGGTCCGCCAGGGTGCGGTCCGCATCGACGGGGAGCGGGTCGAGGACCCCCACCTCGAGGTCTCCTCCGGCACGACCCACGTCTACCAGGTCGGCAAGCGCAAATTCGCCCGGGTGTCGGTGGTCGCCTGA
- a CDS encoding DUF4398 domain-containing protein, with amino-acid sequence MRRARVAWLAVPTLALGLLGACSHVPPIQEMSDARQAVQAAREAGAGSYARSALDQAEGRLVKAERAIKSYDYPEARTEALAAREGASAARRLALSLRAAQASLEGADRAGVPVPQARADLEEARRAAAGGRATEATELAERARTAAEADLNQHYLDSARDLLAGLEKRVSAMSPEDLERYSAARAAYHGNEGRRAYESARALDASVPPLRGSRRKGSPAR; translated from the coding sequence ATGAGAAGAGCGCGCGTTGCATGGCTGGCCGTCCCGACCCTCGCTCTCGGGCTCCTCGGCGCGTGCTCCCACGTGCCCCCCATCCAGGAGATGTCCGACGCCCGCCAGGCCGTGCAGGCCGCGCGCGAGGCCGGCGCGGGTAGCTACGCCCGGTCGGCGCTCGACCAGGCCGAGGGCCGGCTGGTGAAGGCCGAGCGCGCGATCAAGTCCTATGACTATCCGGAGGCCCGCACCGAGGCCCTGGCGGCCCGGGAGGGAGCGAGCGCCGCCCGCCGCCTCGCCCTGTCCCTGCGCGCCGCACAGGCCTCCCTGGAGGGGGCCGACCGCGCGGGCGTCCCGGTGCCCCAGGCCCGGGCGGACCTGGAGGAGGCCCGGCGGGCCGCGGCGGGTGGCCGCGCAACCGAGGCGACCGAGCTGGCCGAGCGGGCACGGACGGCGGCCGAGGCTGACCTCAACCAGCACTATCTGGACAGTGCCCGGGACCTGCTTGCCGGGCTCGAGAAGCGGGTCTCGGCGATGTCGCCCGAGGACCTCGAGCGCTACTCCGCGGCACGTGCGGCCTACCACGGCAACGAAGGCCGCCGGGCCTACGAATCGGCGCGCGCGCTGGACGCCAGTGTTCCGCCGCTGCGGGGCAGCCGGCGCAAGGGCAGCCCAGCGCGGTAG
- a CDS encoding proline--tRNA ligase, translated as MRASRLLLATVKETPADAEVVSHQLMIRAGMIRKLAAGLYTWLPLGLRVLRKVEAVVREEMDRAGAQEVLMPAVQPAELWQESKRWDFYGSELLRLKDRHEREFCFGPTHEEVITDLVRREVRSYKQLPANFYQIQTKFRDEVRPRFGVMRAREFLMKDAYSFHLDQASLDETYRVMYEAYSRIFRRIGLEFRPVRADTGAIGGNLSHEFHVLADSGEDAIAFSDGSDYAANVELAEALPAGGPRPEPTRPMAVVETPAQRTIDEVSAFLGVPPSRTLKTLIVDGADGGLVALVLRGDHALNEVKAAKLPEVARPLTFAAAERVREVVGCEVGSIGPIALPVALVVDHAAAAVSDFVCGANADGQHLVGVNWGRDLPEPATADLRNVVPGDPSPDGRGTLSIARGIEVGHIFQLGTKYSEAMKAEALDEEGRPVTLIMGCYGIGVSRVVAAAIEQNHDDNGIVWPEAIAPYAVALLPMNMQKSMRVAEAAERLYAELQAAGVEVLFDDRPVRAGVMFADMDLIGVPHRLVVGERGLDAGTVEYKGRRDQDSTQVPLAGVAAFLRERLAGARTG; from the coding sequence ATGCGCGCCAGCCGACTGTTGCTCGCCACCGTCAAGGAGACCCCGGCGGACGCCGAGGTCGTCAGCCACCAGTTGATGATCCGGGCGGGGATGATCCGCAAGCTCGCGGCCGGCCTCTACACCTGGCTGCCGCTCGGGCTTCGCGTGCTGCGCAAGGTCGAGGCGGTGGTGCGCGAGGAGATGGACCGCGCCGGCGCCCAGGAGGTGCTGATGCCCGCGGTGCAGCCCGCCGAGCTCTGGCAGGAGTCGAAGCGCTGGGACTTCTACGGCTCCGAGCTCCTGCGCCTGAAGGACCGCCACGAGCGGGAGTTCTGCTTCGGTCCGACCCACGAAGAGGTCATCACCGACCTCGTCCGCCGCGAGGTGCGCAGCTACAAGCAGCTGCCGGCGAACTTCTACCAGATCCAGACGAAATTCCGGGACGAGGTCCGGCCGCGTTTCGGCGTCATGCGGGCCCGGGAGTTCCTGATGAAGGACGCCTACTCCTTCCACCTGGATCAGGCCTCGCTCGACGAGACCTACCGGGTGATGTACGAGGCCTATTCGCGGATCTTCCGGCGTATCGGCCTGGAATTCCGCCCGGTGCGGGCGGACACCGGGGCGATCGGCGGCAACCTCTCCCACGAGTTCCACGTGCTGGCCGACTCCGGGGAGGACGCCATCGCCTTCTCCGACGGGAGTGACTACGCAGCCAACGTGGAGCTGGCCGAGGCCCTTCCTGCCGGCGGGCCGCGTCCGGAGCCCACCCGGCCCATGGCCGTCGTGGAGACCCCGGCCCAGCGCACCATCGACGAGGTGAGCGCGTTCCTCGGCGTACCGCCCTCGCGCACGCTGAAGACGCTGATCGTGGACGGCGCCGACGGCGGGCTCGTCGCCCTGGTCCTGCGGGGCGACCACGCCCTGAACGAGGTGAAGGCCGCGAAGCTCCCCGAGGTGGCGCGCCCCCTCACCTTCGCGGCCGCGGAGCGGGTGCGGGAGGTGGTGGGCTGCGAGGTGGGGTCGATCGGGCCGATCGCGCTGCCGGTCGCCCTGGTCGTGGACCACGCGGCCGCCGCCGTGAGCGACTTCGTGTGCGGGGCGAACGCGGACGGCCAGCACCTCGTGGGCGTGAACTGGGGCCGGGACCTTCCCGAGCCCGCGACCGCAGACCTGCGCAACGTCGTCCCCGGCGACCCGAGCCCGGACGGGCGCGGCACGCTCTCCATCGCGCGGGGTATCGAGGTCGGGCACATCTTCCAGCTCGGCACGAAGTACAGCGAGGCGATGAAGGCCGAGGCCCTCGACGAGGAAGGCCGGCCGGTCACCCTCATCATGGGCTGCTACGGGATCGGGGTGTCCCGCGTGGTCGCCGCGGCCATCGAGCAGAACCACGACGACAACGGGATCGTCTGGCCGGAGGCCATCGCCCCCTACGCGGTGGCACTCCTACCCATGAACATGCAGAAGTCCATGCGCGTCGCCGAGGCTGCGGAGCGCCTCTACGCCGAGTTGCAGGCCGCCGGCGTCGAGGTGCTCTTCGACGACCGCCCGGTGCGCGCCGGCGTCATGTTCGCGGACATGGATCTCATCGGTGTCCCCCACCGGCTGGTGGTGGGCGAGCGGGGGCTCGACGCGGGGACGGTGGAGTACAAGGGCCGGCGGGACCAGGACAGCACCCAGGTCCCCCTGGCCGGTGTGGCCGCCTTCCTTCGCGAGCGCCTGGCCGGCGCCCGAACGGGCTGA
- a CDS encoding DUF4124 domain-containing protein gives MKGIGRVLVLTVAATAPALTAAAQVYRWVDSAGTVQYSERVPAGVHAEPVPLYYAPASQNQASEELKRLRERSGLGGASAPPGVPTQPSADRKAEQERQQAENCRVARENLRVLETAQRVWSKDAQGNDVRLDDDQKQARLEETRRQVQQYCGPSP, from the coding sequence ATGAAAGGAATCGGGCGCGTCCTCGTGCTCACGGTCGCGGCCACGGCACCCGCCCTCACGGCGGCGGCCCAGGTCTACCGTTGGGTGGACAGCGCGGGGACCGTGCAGTACTCGGAGCGCGTCCCCGCGGGCGTGCACGCCGAGCCCGTTCCCCTGTACTACGCCCCCGCGAGCCAGAACCAGGCGAGCGAGGAACTGAAGCGCCTGCGCGAGCGCTCCGGCCTCGGGGGCGCCTCCGCCCCGCCCGGCGTGCCCACCCAGCCCTCGGCCGACCGCAAGGCCGAGCAGGAACGGCAGCAGGCCGAGAACTGCCGCGTCGCCCGGGAGAACCTGCGCGTGCTCGAGACCGCCCAGCGCGTCTGGTCCAAGGATGCCCAGGGCAACGACGTGCGCCTGGACGACGACCAGAAGCAGGCGCGGCTCGAGGAGACGCGGCGCCAGGTCCAGCAGTACTGCGGCCCGTCGCCGTAG